ATCATTGCCAGGGCATCTGAAACCGTTTTTATTCCACTTGCCGCCTTGACCTTTATCGTGCCTTCACTGGTCTTTGCAAGCAACTTTACATCCACCACCCTAGCGCCCCATGGCCCAAAACCTGTCGACGTTTTAACAAAATGGGCGCCACCATTGATAACGGCCTTACAGGCGGCAACTTTCTCCGCATCATTTAAGTGACAGCACTCGACAATGACCTTAACTGTAGCATACGGAACGGCTGAAGTTATCCTGCCTATTTCTTCCGCAACAAAGAACATATTATTCGATTTGATTAATGAAATGTTGGCAACCACATCTATTTCTTCAGCGCCGTCATCATAAGCCTTCTTTGCCTCAAAGACTTTCGTTTCAGCCCCTGAATATCCCAGCGGGAATCCGACAACGGTAGAAACCTTTACAGGCCCTGCATCAAGGACTTTCGATGCAAGTTTTACATAATGAGGGGGAATACAGACCGATGAAAAACTGTATTTTGATGACATTTCCAGAAAATTTTCATAATCAGACTGCAACGCATCAGGCTTTAAAAGCGTTTGATCGATACGGGCTGCCAGTTCTTCCGACGTCATTTTTCTCTTTCCTCAGAGCATTGATTTGCAGTGACTTTTTGTTAGACCGACACAGGGAAATAGCGGAATTCCCATGACATGAACCGCTCAAATCCACAAAAAAGGTATCTCCATATGGAAGTCACATAAAGTTTAAACCACAGAAAATGGGAATGCAAGTATGACGTGCGTTAGATAGCAAAATTTGGTCACGGGATCCTAAGAACAAGACAGGTTATCAGCCTTTACTGAAAGATGTCCATGGTGACGCAGTGTCCATATTCAGCATAATCCGGCTCAAGAACCTGAGCATCACTACGCCCATTGTGTCGCTTCAGAATCTTTTGCATAGATTTTGCATCTTAATCCTGATGCATTGTGGCAGCGGCGTAATAAAATAGATATCTTCCCCGGGCAATTCATCGCCGCCCTCCACAGGAATCCTGATAAAGCTTTTTATTTCAGGCTATTAAGCTTGCAACTTCTATTTTATGTATGCTATATAAAAGTATGATTATATAGTTGAAAAATCAGTTTTATTACTCTCAACGTTAAGTCGGCAGAATAAATGTACAAACACAACATCATGGTAGTTGATGACGACAAGCGTCTCCTGAAGCTGCTCAACAAAGCATTGGAATTAGCCAACTACAATGTTTCCACCTTTGAAAGCGCAAAAAGCGCCTTCAAGAGCCTCGATGAGAGTATACCTGATCTTATTATCTCCGACCTGATGATGCCGGGAATAAGCGGCATTGAGTTTTGTAAAATGTGCAAAGCCGACAAGCGGGTTGCCAATACGCCTTTTATTATTCTCACCGCCTTCAATGATAAAAAGTTTTTAATTTCCGGGCTCGATGCAGGCGCCACTGATTATCTTGTTAAACCGATAAATTTCAAAGTCTTTTTGCCCAAAATAGCCGCTATATTGAAGCAGGTAAATACAACTGCCACCCTCTTTTCCGTTCTTCTCGTAGACTCAAGCCCTGTACTTTTAAACGTAACGAAGCGCAAGCTCCTGGAGGCCGGTTTTTTTGTGACAACGGCAAACAGGGCAGATGACGCCATTGAGTGTATTCATACACGTATTTATAACCTTATTATCTCAGGTGTAGAGCTAAAGGGGATGGATGGATTGCATTTTTGCAAACACCTTAAAGGGAGTGTCTTCAAAGAAACGCCCTTTGTGCTCTTTACAGGCAAAATCAGTAATGAACTCCTTGAAAAAGGAGTGGCTGCAGGCGTCAATGATTTTTGGGAGAAAACGGTAAGTCCCGAGGGGCTGGTAGCAAAGGTCAAAGCTGTCGCCAGGCAGCATGATTTCTCCAAAGATTTTCAAGGCGGTCTGGAGGGTCATTTAACCGATATGAGCTCTTTAGAACTGATTCAAACCATTGGTATAAATAAAAAAACGGGCATATTATCGCTTATAGGGCCTGACCTTGAAGGGCACATCCATTTTTGTGATGGGAATATTACAGACGCAGCCACGGCAAAATCGAAAGGTGAATCTGCTTTTTTTAGCCTTATTACACTTGCTTCCCATGGCAGCTTTCATTTTATACCGACTGAATGTGAAAAAGATATCGTTATAAAAGAGGGCTTCCAGGGCTTGCTCATGGAAGGGGCCAAATTGCTGGACGACATGGGACGGATACTGGGACAGGCGATCATAGCAACCGAAAAAAAACCAAAAGATATAGACAAGGAAGAGGAAACTTTTTTTTCTCACATAGATGGCAAGCAAACGTTTGAAATAATTATTGGGAAGAGTTGTGTTGAACCATACCGGGGATTTGAAATATTAAAAAACCTGGTCAGTGAAGGCTTCGTTCATTCCCCCCTTGAAGAAGAGGAAAACGCCGGAAAGGGGCCTGATGATTTATTTTGACGGCGCTGAAAGCTTGTTTGCTTTTTGGGCCCGGATTTATTAATAATGTCAAAGATAGTGATTGCATAACCAAAGGTTATCTACTTAAAGAAAAAAGCAGGAGGTGTTATCAGTGACCGATGTAACAAACAAGACATTATCGGATGTAAATCCCGACTCCGATGCTGAAAAGCGCGAAAATGTGCAGCTTGTCAGCTTTGTGCTTGGTGAGGAGTTTTTCGGTGTCAATATCCTGCTGGTGCAGGAAATTATTACCGTACCTGAAATCACCCGTATTCCAAACTCTCCCTCCTTTATCGAGGGTATGATCAACCTCCGCGGAAGGTTGCTTCCCGTCGTTGACCTTAGAAAGCGTTTGTATGTGGGCAAAGAGTTTTTTGACCGCAAAACCCGCATTCTGGTTATCCAGATAGAGGATAAGATTACAGGCTTTCTCGTTGACTCCGTAGAAGCCGTAATGAGCGTCCCTGCCGATTCCATTGAGGCGGCGCCTGAAATAGTTACCATAGGCATTGAGACCCAATACATTACGGGCATAAGCAAACTGGATGATCGAATGATCATTCTCCTCGACTTTAAGCGCCTCTTCAATAAAGAGGAGATGACAAGCCTCGACCATATCAAAAAGAATCTGGGAGATAAGGAGGATACGCCTGAAGCGTGACGGCAGTATCAGAGCAAATAGGCAATTTAACTCTATTTAAGGAAGGAAGGAAATCAAGATGCGACTAAACCTTAGAAACAAGATAATTTTGCTATCACTGGTCCCGCTTATAGCTCTCACCTATTTTTCAATGTCGGGCCTATTTGAGAGATATAAGCTTGCAGGTGAAATGGAGAAAATGGAAAGACTGACAGGAATGGCAGAGCGTGCCAATGCGCTTGTCCATGAAATCCAGAAAGAAAGGGGAATGTCCGCCGGTTTCATTTCAAGTAAGGGTGAAAAATTCAGCAGCGCCATTCCCGGTCAGAGATTAAGTTCAGACAAGGCCATCGGTCAGCTTAAGGCTTCACTTAAAGCCTTCACCTTTGAAAAAAAGGACGAAAAACTGGAAGGACTCACCCAGGACGTTATGAATCACCTGAACCGCTTGTCTTCAGTAAGAGGTTCCGTTGACAAGCTGGGCATTACCGTCAGGGAAGAAGTCGCCTACTATACGGGCATCAACACGGCCCTTTTTGAGGTCATTGCAAATATCGTAAAGTATAGCCCCAATATCGAAATATCCGATGCTATATCGGCCATGCTTAACCTTTCCAAAGGTAAGGAACGGGCCGGTATCGAGCGAGCCATAGGAAGCGCAACCTTTGCCGCCGACAGGTTCGCAGAGGGCAACTATGTAAGATTTGCTTCACTTGTGGCCCAGCAGGAGGCCTTTTTTGACGCCTTCAAGGCATTTGCCACGGAAAACCAGCTTGCTCTTTTTAATCAAAAAATGTCGGGGCCGGTAATTGATGAAG
This DNA window, taken from Deltaproteobacteria bacterium, encodes the following:
- a CDS encoding response regulator, with product MYKHNIMVVDDDKRLLKLLNKALELANYNVSTFESAKSAFKSLDESIPDLIISDLMMPGISGIEFCKMCKADKRVANTPFIILTAFNDKKFLISGLDAGATDYLVKPINFKVFLPKIAAILKQVNTTATLFSVLLVDSSPVLLNVTKRKLLEAGFFVTTANRADDAIECIHTRIYNLIISGVELKGMDGLHFCKHLKGSVFKETPFVLFTGKISNELLEKGVAAGVNDFWEKTVSPEGLVAKVKAVARQHDFSKDFQGGLEGHLTDMSSLELIQTIGINKKTGILSLIGPDLEGHIHFCDGNITDAATAKSKGESAFFSLITLASHGSFHFIPTECEKDIVIKEGFQGLLMEGAKLLDDMGRILGQAIIATEKKPKDIDKEEETFFSHIDGKQTFEIIIGKSCVEPYRGFEILKNLVSEGFVHSPLEEEENAGKGPDDLF
- the deoC gene encoding deoxyribose-phosphate aldolase, with product MTSEELAARIDQTLLKPDALQSDYENFLEMSSKYSFSSVCIPPHYVKLASKVLDAGPVKVSTVVGFPLGYSGAETKVFEAKKAYDDGAEEIDVVANISLIKSNNMFFVAEEIGRITSAVPYATVKVIVECCHLNDAEKVAACKAVINGGAHFVKTSTGFGPWGARVVDVKLLAKTSEGTIKVKAASGIKTVSDALAMIKAGADRIGTPSGVEIVEEFRKNFQNKSAER
- a CDS encoding chemotaxis protein CheW, whose amino-acid sequence is MTDVTNKTLSDVNPDSDAEKRENVQLVSFVLGEEFFGVNILLVQEIITVPEITRIPNSPSFIEGMINLRGRLLPVVDLRKRLYVGKEFFDRKTRILVIQIEDKITGFLVDSVEAVMSVPADSIEAAPEIVTIGIETQYITGISKLDDRMIILLDFKRLFNKEEMTSLDHIKKNLGDKEDTPEA